The DNA sequence ACGCAATGTGTGTTACCTTAGCTCCAACGGAGGAATCACCATATCCCCCAGACAGAGTTGATTTCAGCTTTTGAAGGTTTCTTGTATGTATTCTCAGCATCCTTCTCTCTGCATTTAgtcttctttcttttctttcaataTGATGCTAGCCAATCAAAACAGGAAATATACATCTAGGCTAATAATTATTAGAATAGCATGTGGAAATTTCTCATTATGGTGTTAGCTTGTGATAGCCCCCAATATATGaagaatagaaaagaaaaagggaacTTGGACACAATGTTACTAGCAATTCCAAACGTAACTCCTCTCTTATCGTACTATTCAACGGAAGAAGGTGACATGACATCAAACAAATGGTATCCACTAGATACCAATCACTGCATAAAGTAAACCTGGTACAACTGAACCAAAACTCAAACTAACTTACAAAACCAACTCATAACCTGCATCCATTACTCTGATGTCTAATTTGAACTACACGAATCAAGATTCATCAATATTTAGTTCTTCCATCACCCTCTGTTATAACATCTTGGAAGGCTCCCCCACTCGGGATCATGGGCAACACATGCTCTTGATGTGGTACAATGACATCCAAGAGATATGGTCCGGGAGTATCCAACATTTTCTGTATTGCGGCCCTGACGTCTTCCCTCTTTGTCACACGAGCAGCAGGTACATCACAAGCCTCTGCAAACTTCAACATATCAGGGAAAATCTCCGACTCTTTGGAAGGGTTTCCAAGATAAGTATGTGCTCGGTTGGACTTGTAGAAGCGATCTTCCCACTGGACCACCATACCAAGATGCTGGTTATTCAACAACATAATCTTGACAGGAAGGTTCTCCACTCGGACAGTAGCCAACTCTTGCACGTTCATTATGAAGCTACCATCGCCGTCTATGTCCACTACAACTGCATCTGGCCTAGCAACAGCAGCTCCCATTGCAGCCGGGAGTCCAAAACCCATCGCGCCTAAACCACCTGATGTCAACCACTGCCGTGGTTTATTGTACTTATAGAACTGTGCAGCCCACATCTGATGCTGCCCAACCCCCGTGCTAATGATTGCATTCCCTCCGGTGAGTTCATCAAGAACCTGAATTGCATACTGAGGAGGAATGGCATCACCAAACGTCTTATAGCTCAAAGGAAATTTCACCTTCTGCTCTTTTAGCTCATCCCTCCACGCTGAAAAATCGAGGAGACCCTCTTTCCCTTTCTCTTCCAATATCAAATTCAAGCCTTGCAAAGCCAACTTGATGTCAGTGCAAATAGACACATGTGGCAGCTTGTTCTTCCCAATCTCAGCAGAATCGATGTCAATGTGGACAATCTTGGCTCTACTCGCAAACGCTTCCAACTTCCCCGTCACGCGGTCATCAAACCTGACCCCAAAAGCAAGCAACAAATCACTCTTGTCGACTGAATAGTTCGCGTAGACTGTCCCGTGCATTCCAAGCATTTGCAACGAACACTCCTCGTCCGAACAAGGATAAGAGCCCAGGCCCATGAGCGTGCTAGCAACAGGGATTCCTGTGAGCTCCACGAATCTCCTCAGCTCCTCGCTCGAATTCAAACACCCACCACCTACATAAAGAACCGGCCTTTTCGACTCAGATATCAACCTAACTATCTGTTCCAGCAACACCTCACTCGGAGGCTTCGGCAATCTAGATAAGTAACCCCCCAATTTCATCGGCTGATCCCAATTAGGAACCACCATTTGCTGCTGAATATCCTTAGGCACATCGATCAGAACCGGGCCAGGCCTACCCGATCGCGCAATGAAAAACGCCTCTTTCACAATTCTCGGAATATCCTCAACGTCTAACACGAGATAGTTATGCTTCGTGATCGACCTAGTTACCTCAACAATTGGGGTTTCCTGGAATGCGTCGGTGCCGATCATGCGGCGCGGCACTTGGCCAGTGATCGCCACCATGGGGACGCTGTCGAGGAGGGCGTCGGCGAGGCCGGAGACGAGATTGGTGGCGCCGGGGCCGGAGGTGGCGATGCAGACGCCGGGGCGGCCGGAGGCGCGGGCGTAGCCCTCGGCGGCGAAGACGCCGCCCTGCTCGTGGCGGGGGAGGACGTTGCGGATGGTGCCGGAGCGGGTGAGGGCTTGGTGGATCTCCATGGAGGCGCCGCCGGGGTAGGCGAAGACGTCGGTGACGCCCTCTCGCTCCAGGGCCTCCACTAAGACGTCGCAGCCCTTGCGAGGCTCGTCTGGAGCGAATCGGGAGACGAATTTCTGACTCTCCTCTTTGTCGTGGAGGGATTGTGGGTCGGGGGAGGTTAGCACATTTGAGATTTGGAGGGCGCGGCGGTGGGAAATGGCGGCGGTGGGCAGCTTGTGGGGGAAAGGGAGGGTGAATTGGGAGAGAAGCTTGGGGGAATTGGAGAGAGGAGGAATGTGGGAAGGTTTGAAGGAGGTGGAGGTTGGAGCGGAGGCCGCCATTGTCGGCGACGGCGGGATTAGTTGTGTGTAGGGTTTTTGTTTGTGGAGTGAAGTGGACTAGTGGAGTGGAGATAGATTTGGATTGCAAATCTTATTGAGGCGCCAATGGTGGGAATGGtccaaattgaaattaatcaacagccacttatattttatgtggTGATGGTTATTTGATGATAGGAATTGCGAATCACCACATAATTCACATGTTCCCAAACCTAACATGATAGGaatgttttaaatgaaatgtagaAATACAAAGTATACTAGTGGTGACAGGTATAGTAATCGGATGTTAAGTGTGCGTGTGCACGGAGAGATCTTATGCAGAGGAGGTGGCCGCGGAGGGAGGCGACGATGGTGGAGGAGGTGGCAGTGATGGTGAAGGTGTCGGTGGTGGCAGTAGGGAAATGAGGGGCAAAGGTTGGATATGCGCACATCCTAGTTTCATGTCTATTTTATTATGCAGACTGACTTGCATCCTAgacttagagcatctccaatggtcgggcatgatatgggctactacttggcggatggtatataccctcggtggccggtctttgtgaagacgatcagacaaacaagtgatgaaaacAAGGCATACTTTGGCGCAACGACAGAGTCGGCGCGCAatgacgtggagcgcgcatttggtgtgctccactTGATGGctgcaattaa is a window from the Salvia hispanica cultivar TCC Black 2014 chromosome 1, UniMelb_Shisp_WGS_1.0, whole genome shotgun sequence genome containing:
- the LOC125215422 gene encoding acetolactate synthase 1, chloroplastic-like, translated to MAASAPTSTSFKPSHIPPLSNSPKLLSQFTLPFPHKLPTAAISHRRALQISNVLTSPDPQSLHDKEESQKFVSRFAPDEPRKGCDVLVEALEREGVTDVFAYPGGASMEIHQALTRSGTIRNVLPRHEQGGVFAAEGYARASGRPGVCIATSGPGATNLVSGLADALLDSVPMVAITGQVPRRMIGTDAFQETPIVEVTRSITKHNYLVLDVEDIPRIVKEAFFIARSGRPGPVLIDVPKDIQQQMVVPNWDQPMKLGGYLSRLPKPPSEVLLEQIVRLISESKRPVLYVGGGCLNSSEELRRFVELTGIPVASTLMGLGSYPCSDEECSLQMLGMHGTVYANYSVDKSDLLLAFGVRFDDRVTGKLEAFASRAKIVHIDIDSAEIGKNKLPHVSICTDIKLALQGLNLILEEKGKEGLLDFSAWRDELKEQKVKFPLSYKTFGDAIPPQYAIQVLDELTGGNAIISTGVGQHQMWAAQFYKYNKPRQWLTSGGLGAMGFGLPAAMGAAVARPDAVVVDIDGDGSFIMNVQELATVRVENLPVKIMLLNNQHLGMVVQWEDRFYKSNRAHTYLGNPSKESEIFPDMLKFAEACDVPAARVTKREDVRAAIQKMLDTPGPYLLDVIVPHQEHVLPMIPSGGAFQDVITEGDGRTKY